One genomic window of Bacillus mycoides includes the following:
- a CDS encoding binary toxin-like calcium binding domain-containing protein, with protein MKKLKPILGAVSSLTMALTITSPALAETKPEQGGKVETFQEDTNLKEGQNIIYGDSGKKGIMIMEEPQENNDWDDDGIPNDVEEKGFKIVFNEKTGKNEAQLYDLVKDFGKKRFITNPKSANSDGDPFTDSYEVEHYDSDSDTDFNPMIANVPNLQIAVKRIDITPVASITDSNGESRTKSWEKSLSVQHSFNVGLAVEGGAEGSAVGPVPSGKGSLNVGYGYSNTKTETESISNSFDWSTATTVDSAKAANVRFHLEYKNTGTASAGDVSPHFNIRLGNKIINTVKATQDRYKANLLTTAKGGNNKTEILMDSIEGQADVKISLTLDELKAVEQGAPLSIEVLPTSTMNVYTMKDGKFENLGDWSHFASNVNASTTLVETNLGSIPKFRVYTPRTNKTKPASVDYNLSLDEFFENSGIGKGAWVAKHIVNGQPKENLVRYGPNRSLLERGVSLGFFDYRALQPTLSYSSYDYSKKKIYASVIPGIFNLNKEIFVTVRNKKGESQKVTLVRNQNSNVYESKENEPVDIAVNRASLGESHAKFELIDVKDNKTEVFTPLVSNKSYLDAIDKIVVDNSGEPIVEGKQYYLKSATNFANGVNESWSAGTLSQSINGRYVHFSLKGNNWDGLRLGPIQQAIHGPDVQATPVILERKGKSRPEEPFKKDEEVFMKFTNSSHSNYQYLNIGNGYDYSWLDTDHNKSAIKLDKLTNQKNFYIKSDSNYITSRENQWTSSVADNGIAPLVGAGERVLKSEHTTSPGNYHQWELESIK; from the coding sequence ATGAAAAAATTAAAGCCAATACTTGGTGCAGTAAGTAGTTTAACTATGGCATTGACGATAACATCCCCTGCTTTAGCTGAAACAAAGCCTGAACAAGGCGGAAAAGTGGAAACCTTTCAAGAAGATACCAATCTAAAGGAAGGACAAAATATTATCTATGGTGATTCTGGAAAAAAGGGAATCATGATTATGGAAGAACCTCAGGAAAATAATGATTGGGACGATGATGGTATTCCTAATGACGTGGAAGAAAAAGGATTTAAAATTGTATTTAATGAAAAGACAGGAAAAAATGAAGCTCAGTTATATGATCTAGTGAAAGACTTTGGAAAAAAGAGATTTATAACAAATCCGAAGAGTGCAAACTCAGATGGAGACCCTTTTACAGATAGCTATGAAGTGGAGCATTATGATAGTGATTCTGATACGGATTTTAACCCCATGATCGCGAATGTGCCAAATCTACAAATTGCTGTAAAACGTATCGATATTACTCCGGTTGCTAGTATTACAGATTCAAATGGTGAATCACGTACTAAGAGCTGGGAAAAAAGTCTATCTGTACAACATTCTTTTAATGTTGGTTTAGCGGTTGAAGGCGGCGCTGAGGGATCGGCAGTGGGTCCTGTACCTTCAGGAAAAGGATCGTTAAATGTAGGATATGGTTACTCTAATACAAAAACGGAAACAGAAAGCATCTCTAATAGTTTTGATTGGTCAACAGCAACAACTGTTGATTCAGCTAAAGCAGCAAATGTGCGCTTCCATCTAGAATATAAAAACACGGGTACAGCGTCTGCTGGGGATGTTTCACCTCACTTTAACATTCGCTTAGGTAATAAAATTATTAATACTGTTAAGGCGACACAAGATCGTTATAAAGCCAACTTGTTAACTACAGCAAAAGGCGGAAACAATAAAACTGAAATTCTAATGGATAGTATAGAAGGTCAAGCCGATGTAAAAATTTCTCTAACACTAGATGAATTAAAAGCGGTAGAACAAGGGGCACCCCTTTCTATTGAGGTCTTGCCTACCAGTACAATGAATGTATATACAATGAAAGATGGAAAGTTTGAAAATTTAGGTGATTGGTCGCATTTTGCATCAAATGTAAATGCTTCTACTACATTAGTAGAAACAAATTTGGGTTCTATACCAAAATTTAGAGTGTATACACCAAGAACGAACAAAACAAAACCTGCTAGCGTTGATTATAATCTTTCACTGGACGAATTTTTTGAAAATAGCGGGATAGGCAAGGGGGCTTGGGTAGCGAAGCATATTGTAAATGGTCAGCCAAAAGAAAATCTAGTTCGCTATGGTCCAAATCGTTCTCTTTTAGAACGAGGTGTGAGCCTTGGTTTCTTTGATTACCGTGCACTACAACCAACTCTATCATATAGCAGTTACGATTATAGCAAGAAAAAGATTTATGCTTCGGTTATACCAGGTATATTTAATTTAAATAAAGAAATCTTTGTTACGGTTCGTAATAAAAAAGGTGAGAGCCAAAAGGTAACATTAGTTCGAAATCAGAATTCAAATGTATATGAATCTAAAGAAAATGAACCTGTAGACATAGCAGTAAACCGTGCATCTCTTGGAGAATCTCACGCTAAATTTGAATTAATTGATGTAAAAGACAATAAAACTGAAGTTTTCACGCCTCTTGTTTCAAATAAAAGCTATCTAGACGCTATCGATAAAATAGTAGTAGATAATTCTGGAGAACCTATAGTAGAAGGAAAACAGTATTATTTGAAGTCAGCTACTAACTTCGCTAACGGTGTAAACGAATCTTGGAGCGCCGGTACTTTAAGCCAATCAATTAATGGGAGATATGTACACTTTTCACTTAAGGGGAATAATTGGGATGGATTGAGACTCGGTCCTATCCAACAAGCAATACATGGACCAGACGTTCAAGCAACACCAGTAATACTTGAAAGAAAAGGTAAATCTAGACCGGAAGAACCATTCAAAAAAGATGAAGAAGTGTTTATGAAGTTTACGAATAGTAGTCATAGTAATTATCAGTATTTAAACATTGGAAATGGTTATGACTATAGTTGGTTAGATACTGATCACAATAAATCTGCTATTAAATTAGACAAGCTTACTAATCAGAAGAACTTCTATATAAAATCTGATTCTAATTATATAACATCAAGAGAAAATCAGTGGACTAGTTCTGTTGCAGATAATGGTATTGCCCCGCTTGTAGGTGCTGGTGAGCGTGTTTTAAAATCTGAGCATACAACTTCACCAGGTAATTATCACCAATGGGAATTAGAAAGTATTAAGTAA
- a CDS encoding sensor histidine kinase, translating into MKLRYQLLLMNLLSTGIMVISIWYSERQMLLRPEQTRLLIVIVIVAMIISTIIYWLMTRPIMRSIQNLIALTKQFSDRQFGTMYIIGKEPEEFKELAEAFQEMAKKLDESFAKLEKGEKARTELIANISHDLRTPMASIQLMVEALQDGLIEDPDMKQQYLKTILNDIQRLSGLINDLFDLSKLELGQEVFHPSLIHVDSILLKVIDSHDILLQDKEIDLQLHVSETLPRIWIMPCKIARVINNLLHNAIRHSPTCGTIELIVEENKQKQQVQFTLCDEGEGISPDDQLRIFDRFFRTDPSRSSQSGGSGLGLAIAKSLVELHKGQIGVRDRQDGKQGCEFWFTLPVTSEKNESVERLL; encoded by the coding sequence ATGAAGTTACGATATCAACTGTTATTGATGAATCTATTAAGCACGGGTATCATGGTGATTTCTATATGGTACAGTGAAAGGCAAATGCTACTTAGACCAGAACAGACACGATTATTAATAGTAATAGTAATTGTAGCAATGATTATTTCTACGATTATTTACTGGTTAATGACACGTCCTATAATGAGGTCTATTCAAAATTTAATTGCCTTAACCAAACAATTTAGTGATAGACAATTTGGAACGATGTACATAATAGGAAAAGAACCGGAAGAATTTAAAGAATTAGCAGAAGCTTTTCAAGAAATGGCCAAAAAACTAGACGAAAGCTTTGCTAAGTTAGAAAAAGGAGAAAAAGCACGTACAGAGCTGATTGCGAATATTTCCCACGACTTACGAACTCCTATGGCTAGCATACAATTGATGGTAGAAGCGTTACAAGATGGATTAATAGAAGACCCTGATATGAAACAACAATATTTAAAGACAATCCTAAATGATATACAACGATTAAGTGGATTAATTAATGATTTATTTGACCTTTCTAAGTTAGAACTTGGACAAGAAGTTTTTCATCCAAGTTTAATACATGTAGATAGCATTCTATTAAAAGTAATAGATTCACATGATATCTTATTGCAAGATAAAGAGATTGATTTGCAATTGCATGTTTCTGAGACATTACCACGAATTTGGATTATGCCATGTAAAATAGCACGAGTTATCAATAATTTGTTGCATAACGCGATTCGGCACTCTCCTACATGTGGAACAATCGAATTAATTGTAGAGGAAAATAAACAGAAGCAGCAAGTTCAATTCACTTTGTGTGATGAAGGGGAAGGGATTTCTCCAGATGATCAATTGCGTATATTTGACCGTTTTTTTAGAACGGATCCATCAAGAAGTTCACAATCTGGAGGCTCTGGGCTTGGTTTAGCTATTGCAAAATCGCTAGTTGAACTGCATAAAGGACAAATTGGTGTTCGGGACCGCCAAGATGGGAAACAGGGATGTGAATTTTGGTTTACTCTTCCTGTTACATCAGAAAAAAATGAGTCGGTTGAAAGACTTTTGTAA
- a CDS encoding response regulator transcription factor: MKTRIAIIEDEDNIREICKRYLEREGYEVYTAVNGAEGWNIFQQFQPDLIILDLMMPEKDGWELCEEIRQHSNVPIIMLTARGEERERILGLTMGADDYVTKPFSPRELVLRVQIILRRGNQVTPQGIEPESGMIEFLDLNIDPTKRRVFVCQYEIELTVKEFEVLYLMAKHPKQVFSRSQLLEQIWGFEYEGCTNAVTVLMSRLREKLEKHTTKNRWVHTVWGIGYCFEPDGGNDK; encoded by the coding sequence ATGAAAACAAGAATTGCAATTATAGAAGATGAAGATAATATACGGGAGATATGTAAACGGTACTTAGAAAGGGAAGGGTATGAGGTATACACTGCTGTGAATGGAGCAGAAGGATGGAATATATTTCAACAATTTCAACCAGATCTAATTATTTTAGATTTGATGATGCCAGAAAAAGATGGTTGGGAACTATGTGAGGAAATTCGCCAACATTCCAATGTACCTATTATTATGTTAACCGCGAGAGGAGAAGAAAGGGAGCGGATTTTAGGATTAACAATGGGGGCAGATGATTATGTAACAAAACCCTTTTCGCCTCGTGAATTAGTATTAAGGGTACAAATTATACTAAGAAGAGGAAATCAAGTAACACCTCAAGGAATAGAGCCTGAATCAGGAATGATAGAGTTTCTAGATTTGAACATTGATCCAACGAAAAGACGTGTATTTGTTTGTCAATATGAAATAGAGCTAACGGTGAAAGAGTTTGAGGTGCTTTATCTCATGGCAAAACATCCTAAACAGGTGTTTTCACGGTCTCAACTTCTTGAACAAATTTGGGGATTTGAGTATGAAGGTTGCACAAATGCAGTAACTGTATTAATGAGTCGTTTACGTGAGAAATTGGAGAAACATACAACAAAGAATCGTTGGGTTCATACGGTTTGGGGCATCGGTTATTGTTTTGAACCAGATGGAGGAAACGATAAATGA
- a CDS encoding ATP-binding protein → MKYTLKDLININEFKNITEQFYNLTKVPFCLLDNNQNVIFSKGDPFFHNPKIQSSQEMHIPIIIEQEHIATFVIGTSSNKEVIADSHITHFKCIANLIEEMATQQLHLKKIHEKDSQMNAITNHEENCLGSILQNMPIMINAIDEKGNIIMWNRECELVTGYNADEIINNPKAMKLLHPHRPNRHDFRDWEMDITCKNGEIKTIMWSNILHSIPTLGWSFGAIGIDITKRKRMEEKLKQTSTELELIFKAIPDLYFLSELDGTIKDCKVNSVSKFYVPIEEFIGKKFQEILPVPIIKQFEKAINQIKTSSAPVLIDYSLQLDDEIYYFEARLLPLFEDEIMIIVRDITERTITTELLKKSDTLNAVGQLAAGVAHKVRNPLTVIKGFMQLLQQEVGKDKEYLSLILSEISSIEKIIQEFLSIAKPNATVFEPKNLCTILDNVVDLISTQAIMKNIRIALNMDVENLLIECCEIQLKQVFYSILQNSIEAIKNGQEIIINVKKHNSTEVKICILDKGVGIPSERIKRLGEPFYSTKEKGTGVGLMMSYRIIESHGGKISIKSQVGKGTTVTLFFPIYNGDSVGDVSPNSM, encoded by the coding sequence ATGAAATACACACTTAAAGATCTTATAAATATAAACGAGTTTAAGAATATAACAGAGCAATTTTATAATTTAACTAAAGTTCCATTCTGTCTCCTTGATAATAATCAAAATGTTATATTTTCCAAAGGTGACCCTTTTTTTCATAATCCAAAAATCCAATCGTCCCAAGAAATGCATATTCCGATCATTATTGAGCAGGAGCATATAGCAACCTTTGTTATAGGAACAAGTAGTAATAAAGAGGTTATTGCGGATTCTCATATAACACATTTTAAATGCATTGCAAATCTAATTGAAGAGATGGCAACACAACAATTACACCTTAAAAAAATTCATGAAAAAGATTCACAAATGAATGCGATAACAAATCATGAGGAAAATTGTTTAGGTAGTATATTACAAAATATGCCGATTATGATTAATGCTATTGATGAAAAAGGAAATATTATTATGTGGAATCGGGAATGTGAATTAGTAACTGGATATAATGCAGATGAAATAATTAACAATCCAAAAGCGATGAAATTGCTACATCCTCATAGACCTAATCGTCACGATTTTAGAGATTGGGAGATGGATATCACATGTAAAAATGGTGAGATAAAAACTATTATGTGGTCCAATATATTACATAGTATTCCAACTTTAGGATGGAGTTTCGGAGCAATTGGAATTGATATTACTAAGCGTAAGAGGATGGAAGAGAAACTTAAACAAACCTCGACTGAACTAGAATTAATTTTTAAAGCAATTCCTGATTTGTATTTTTTGTCAGAACTTGATGGGACCATTAAGGATTGTAAAGTTAATTCTGTATCCAAATTTTATGTTCCAATTGAAGAATTTATAGGGAAGAAATTCCAAGAGATATTACCGGTTCCTATCATAAAGCAATTTGAGAAGGCTATTAATCAAATAAAAACTTCATCCGCTCCTGTATTAATAGATTATTCTCTACAACTAGATGATGAAATTTATTATTTTGAAGCAAGACTTTTACCGCTTTTTGAGGATGAAATTATGATTATTGTACGTGATATTACAGAGCGTACAATAACGACGGAATTATTAAAGAAATCAGATACCCTTAATGCAGTAGGGCAATTGGCAGCTGGGGTCGCTCATAAAGTTCGTAACCCATTAACAGTAATTAAAGGCTTCATGCAATTATTGCAGCAGGAAGTAGGAAAGGATAAAGAATATTTAAGCCTAATACTTTCTGAAATCAGTAGTATTGAAAAAATTATTCAAGAATTTTTATCTATTGCAAAACCGAATGCTACAGTATTTGAACCGAAAAACCTTTGTACTATATTAGATAATGTAGTCGACTTAATAAGTACACAAGCAATTATGAAGAATATTCGTATTGCATTGAACATGGATGTTGAAAACTTATTGATTGAGTGTTGCGAAATTCAATTAAAACAAGTTTTCTATAGTATTTTACAAAATTCTATTGAGGCTATAAAAAATGGTCAAGAAATCATCATTAATGTGAAAAAACATAATAGTACCGAGGTTAAGATTTGTATTTTAGATAAAGGAGTAGGTATTCCTTCAGAAAGAATTAAAAGACTAGGTGAACCTTTTTATAGTACAAAAGAAAAAGGGACGGGTGTTGGGCTCATGATGAGTTATCGAATTATTGAAAGTCATGGTGGGAAAATAAGTATAAAAAGCCAAGTTGGGAAAGGAACTACTGTTACTCTGTTTTTCCCAATTTATAACGGTGACTCAGTTGGTGATGTTAGTCCAAATAGCATGTAA